A window of Myxococcales bacterium genomic DNA:
CGCAACGCGAATTCGGGTGGATGTACGGGATGGGGGCCGCGGTCTGGTCGCAGTCACCGATGACGGATACGGCATGTCCCCAGGGGAAGCCCGGATGGCGCTGGCCCGTCACGCCACCAGCAAGCTCACGAGTATTTCCGATCTCGAAAATGTCACCAGCTTTGGATTCCGGGGCGAGGCCATGCCCGCAATCGCTTCGGTTTCGAAGATGAGGTTGTTTACCCGGCCACACGATCACGACGAGGGATACGCGATCAATCTCGAGGGCGGTGAAATTCTCTCCGAAGGGCAGGCGGGTGGACCGGCCGGGACCCGGGTCGAAGTCGCCGAACTGTTTGCCAAGATTCCCGCGCGCCGCAAGTTTCTCAAGAGCGAAGGCACCGAGTGGGGACACATCGCCGATTGGATGCGGAGGTTGGCCCTGGTTCTGCCCGGGGTACATTTTGAACTGCGACGAGATGATCGTGCGGCCATCGTCTGGCCAGCGACCTCGAATCCCCTGGATCGTATTGCCGCCGTGCTCGGAGAAGCCGAAGCCGCGGCGCTGGTCGAAGTCGAGTGCGAAGAGGGGACGGGGCATCTACACGCTTTCATCTCCACGCCCGAGAACACCCGGGCCAACGCGAACGCCATCTACCTGTTCGTCAACGGACGCCCGGTTCGCGACAAAGTCATGCGCCACGCACTGCTCCAAGCCCATCGCGACATCTTGCCCAAGGGCCGCTTTCCGTCGGCGATTCTCTTTTTGACCCTGCGCGGATCCGGTCTGGACGTCAACGTGCACCCGGCGAAGTGGGAAGTCCGCTTTGCAGAGCCCCAGGCTGTTCACCAACTGATTCGCCGCGCGGTGCGCGACGCAATGGTGCAGCGAGGTTGGTTGGGAGACGGGGTCGCAACGCAAACCACTGAGGCGCTGACTCCGGGACTGAATCGAGGGACGCGCAAGCTCGCAGCCGGAGCCTCCTGGGTTCGAGATCGCAGCGGGAGCGACTGGGCCCTCGCGGGCCCCAGCGCTGACAGCGCGCCTGGTTCGGTCGCGCTCCCGGGGCTCGACGTCCCATCGAGTGAACCGGAAACGTCCGCGATTCAGTTCGGCAGCTTGCGCCTGCTGGGTCAACTGCTGGCCAGCTACTTGCTGGTGGAGGGCAAGGAGGGTTTGCTGCTCGTCGACCAACACGCTGCCCACGAACGCGTTCTCTATGAGCGCCTGCGCGCGGAGTGGCTCGACCGGGGAGTCGAACGCCAGGGCTTGTTGCTCGCGGTCAACGTCGAACTCGACCCGCTGGATGCTGCGGCCCTCGGCGAACACAGCGAAATCGTCGAACGTCTGGGCTTCGAGATCGAACCCTTTGGCGAAGGGGCAATGGTTGTGCGATCGACCCCATCGCTACTCGGCGACCGGGATCCGGCAAAGCTCCTGCGCGACCTGGCGGCAGAACTGCAGGACATCCCCTCCGTTCAGGACGACCCTGCAGACCGGACAACGACGTCTCCCGCCGACACCCGCCTGCTCGGAGCCGCGGATCGCGTGTTCGCCAGCCTCGCCTGCCACAGTGCCAGAAGGGCGGGAGATCATCTCGAACCCGACGAGCAACAGCAGATCTTGAACGATCTGGACACGATCCCCTGGGCTCCCACTTGCCCCCACGGACGCCCGGTTGCCGTCGCCTATTCGCTGCCCGAAATCGAGCGAAGATTCGCCCGTCGTTAGCGGTTTCGAGACGTGGTCTACGCGAGTCCTGCAGCGATTCTTGATGTAGGCTCGCGCCGCCATGTCCAGCGCCTCGCAAAATGAAACGCAGAAGAAGCCTCCCGTCATCGTTCTCACCGGTCCCACCGCGGCCGGCAAGAGTTCCCTCGCCCTCGATCTGGCCCAGCGATGCAACGCCGAAATCATCAACGCCGACTCGATGCAAGTGTTCCGCTTCATGGACATCGGGACCGC
This region includes:
- the mutL gene encoding DNA mismatch repair endonuclease MutL, with the protein product MENEKGRIQLLSNAVIDQIAAGEVVERPASVVKELVENALDAGATRIRVDVRDGGRGLVAVTDDGYGMSPGEARMALARHATSKLTSISDLENVTSFGFRGEAMPAIASVSKMRLFTRPHDHDEGYAINLEGGEILSEGQAGGPAGTRVEVAELFAKIPARRKFLKSEGTEWGHIADWMRRLALVLPGVHFELRRDDRAAIVWPATSNPLDRIAAVLGEAEAAALVEVECEEGTGHLHAFISTPENTRANANAIYLFVNGRPVRDKVMRHALLQAHRDILPKGRFPSAILFLTLRGSGLDVNVHPAKWEVRFAEPQAVHQLIRRAVRDAMVQRGWLGDGVATQTTEALTPGLNRGTRKLAAGASWVRDRSGSDWALAGPSADSAPGSVALPGLDVPSSEPETSAIQFGSLRLLGQLLASYLLVEGKEGLLLVDQHAAHERVLYERLRAEWLDRGVERQGLLLAVNVELDPLDAAALGEHSEIVERLGFEIEPFGEGAMVVRSTPSLLGDRDPAKLLRDLAAELQDIPSVQDDPADRTTTSPADTRLLGAADRVFASLACHSARRAGDHLEPDEQQQILNDLDTIPWAPTCPHGRPVAVAYSLPEIERRFARR